Genomic DNA from Desulfobacterales bacterium:
TTTGATTTTTTACCTGCAACAGCGAATTTGTCATGAGCAAAACTTAAATCAATTAAATTAAGTATCATATAATTTTTATAACCTCTTAAATAGTTTTTTTATTAGCTCATCCAATTTTTACGAAGTAGAACCCACTCATTTACGGTGTCCTGTATCCAGCTTTTTAAATTTTGTTGAACATAAAATTTCGGAAAAAGAAGGTCATCGTCTTTGTCAATGCAACCTTCATTAATTGCATGGAATGCTAACTGGGTATAAGGATATATTCTAAGGCCAACTGTAACTTTCATAGCTTCTAAGTCTAAAGAATCACCATAGTTAAGGCTTTCCGTAACAGTTTCATAATCCTCTCCAGGGCCGCCAATCAATAGAAAACCCATTCTTTTAATATTATATTTTTTTAAAATATTGGAAATTTTTCTAACATCTTCAGGGGTGTATTTTTTGTTCATATTTTTTAAAATTTTTAGTGAACCGCTTTCAAAGCCTAAACTCACCTCTTTACATCCAGACGCAGCCATTTTTTCAACTAAGGATTCATCGAGTTTCCACGGGTAAATGATGCATCTCCATGAAATATCCAATTTTTTTGAAATTATTCCATCACAAATGGATTTTGCATATGAATATGGGAAATTAAAGATATTATCAACAAAGAAAAAATTACTAAAGCCTGATTCTTTATATTTTGATAATACATTTATAACATCATTTGGATTACGTTTCCGAAGTATGCGCCCTTCAATAACGCCAGTAGAACAATAACTGCAATTCATAGGGCAGCCTCTACGAGTTTGAAACGGTAGCCAAATCGGCACATTATTGAAATTCGGTAAAGTATCTAAATGAATTCCGGGAAGAGGTAAATTATATTCATCTATTTTTAAATTAAAATATCTTGTTCCTTGCAAACCTTTTTCTGGAAGATAAAGAGCAGGAATATCAGAAAAATCCTTTTTGCTTTGAATTTTTTCTAATAAAATTACAAATGATTTTTCGCCTTCTCCTTGAATTCCAATATCAGCTCCAGTATATTCTAAAGCAGCTTGAGGGAAAATACTATAACCAGCTCCTCCGAGAACAATTGGAACTTTTATAAGTTCTCTGCAAAAAGATATTAT
This window encodes:
- a CDS encoding radical SAM protein, whose protein sequence is MKVLLISANTEMINMPVLPLGLACIARATQEAGHKIALINLMAHDDIFKALNDSIKSFQPDIIGISVRNIDDQNIKSPKFLLEPVKSIISFCRELIKVPIVLGGAGYSIFPQAALEYTGADIGIQGEGEKSFVILLEKIQSKKDFSDIPALYLPEKGLQGTRYFNLKIDEYNLPLPGIHLDTLPNFNNVPIWLPFQTRRGCPMNCSYCSTGVIEGRILRKRNPNDVINVLSKYKESGFSNFFFVDNIFNFPYSYAKSICDGIISKKLDISWRCIIYPWKLDESLVEKMAASGCKEVSLGFESGSLKILKNMNKKYTPEDVRKISNILKKYNIKRMGFLLIGGPGEDYETVTESLNYGDSLDLEAMKVTVGLRIYPYTQLAFHAINEGCIDKDDDLLFPKFYVQQNLKSWIQDTVNEWVLLRKNWMS